One segment of Triticum aestivum cultivar Chinese Spring chromosome 2A, IWGSC CS RefSeq v2.1, whole genome shotgun sequence DNA contains the following:
- the LOC123189886 gene encoding uncharacterized protein: MGSMALLRSLACVLILLCSSLGAANGMYRRAGGAEGEEAGGRVAGGARGGVRSAWPGYLYTRAVGRCTPQFWSSGAEQWPNIVPQEAAVSKVFGSRSMDKYGPRLTLLEATMRTDDVGSPFVKLVKHGSAALINAYTRTGFPFDSWEVKALLLEALVSEDAAAAQAERFQQANESCV; the protein is encoded by the exons ATGGGTTCCATGGCGCTCCTCCGTTCCCTGGCCTGCGTCCTCATCCTCCTCTGCTCGTCGCTCGGGGCAGCGAATGGGATGTATCGTAGAGCTGGCGGCGCGGAGGGGGAGGAAGCGGGCGGCAGGGTCGCCGGCGGCGCCCGCGGCGGCGTCAGGAGCGCGTGGCCGGGGTACCTCTACACCAGAGCAGTCGGGCGATGCACACCCCA GTTCTGGAGCAGCGGGGCTGAGCAATGGCCCAACATCGTGCCCCAGGAGGCGGCGGTGTCCAAGGTGTTCGGGTCCAGGTCCATGGACAAGTACGGGCCGCGGCTCACCCTGCTGGAGGCCACCATGAGGACCGACGACGTGGGCAGCCCCTTCGTGAAGCTGGTGAAGCACGGCAGCGCGGCGCTCATCAACGCCTACACGCGTACGGGCTTCCCCTTCGACTCCTGGGAGGTGAAGGCGCTGCTGCTGGAGGCGCTCGTCTccgaggacgccgccgccgcccaggccgAGCGGTTCCAGCAGGCCAACGAGTCGTGCGTCTGA
- the LOC123185756 gene encoding mitochondrial import receptor subunit TOM9-2, translating into METLIESSSPDQNRGASMASSTAVSKRGDAGGVLAAISRSSVAAHGREAAAVAGKLLRSTGKAAWIAGTTFLVLVVPLIIEMDREQQMVDLDLQQQALLGSPPPLAK; encoded by the coding sequence ATGGAAACCCTAATCGAATCCTCCAGTCCAGATCAAAACAGGGGAGCGAGCATGGCGTCGTCCACTGCTGTGAGCAAgcgcggcgacgcgggcggcgtcCTGGCTGCGATCTCGCGGTCCTCGGTGGCGGCGCACGGCCGCGAggccgcggcggtggcggggaAGCTGCTGCGGAGCACGGGGAAGGCGGCGTGGATCGCCGGGACGACCTTCCTGGTGCTGGTCGTGCCGCTCATCATCGAGATGGACCGCGAGCAGCAGATGGTCGACCTCGACCTCCAGCAGCAGGCTCTTctcggctcgccgccgcccctcgccaaaTAA